The Bacteroidales bacterium genome includes a window with the following:
- a CDS encoding tetratricopeptide repeat protein, which translates to MKPYSVFQPKLIAFIFLLLLPAMIFCQDEEKIRSLFVEAESYFLFEEYKDALPLYQRILAVNPDNYNISYKIGICYLNDNYQKSKSTSYLEKAVKGTSAQSKPTSFKETKAPLEALYYLGNAYRVNNRLKDAIEAYEQFKLVLDPAVYDVALVDEQISACKIAAEQQRNPMYFISNSLGNKINDRFEESNPVVSGDETVIAFTRKLQFYDAVFVSRKVNGEWTDPVNLTQDFAVDGNTYTTGLSYDGDDIYVYRSDNFDGNLYTSHYKNGKWSKLDKLNGNINTKYWESAASVSKDGKTLYFTSNREGGYGGLDIYKSQKGRNGEWGPAVNLGPVINSKYNEETPFITDDESTLYFSSMGHYNMGGYDIFYSTRLDNGQWSKPVNAGYPLNTTADDIFFFPLRDGAFAYYSKYDPVNSLGMADIYRLEVFTALHPRKFILNGVAHVDGKVNPTYTRYTASLIDSRTGKTIDQIKLNPDGTFKLDALAGDFKLEISGEGIADKTEALTIPVNNPSNIIAHSSLLTPSSESTASAIIPQPVIETFGYKGPEMNIPVVSYNVTTNEPIPIRINLDRNTKLKIATIIDGKLVKNEAISNRRNHIVYMFTPEPGVNTLHFTLTDNKGDSTVRDVTVIYTPEENIAAPVMAEKQPPLSDSDRYSGLSSLTRGKLQDYLKTLDLTHFKSISELYDFLIAHSGEIGYSIQDVDNLMIKFLSQKNLNFFFDEMKKQASDSLSKSIENTNLKDNGIYTADAFVDHLYSKADKADSVNFTLNDIRDALYKIAALDRNPHELLNLFESYAEGELGVKLKTMNGNWKNYSTTLQVADEIWSGTLKNEFPVEQLKSMLKLAAEDLNMNFLQQGLIFISSDNLKNSLLDLNLESAGIRNSQDFITHMLNDAEKGKYSKRELLENIEKVRNDPYYFVDLFRKMLVEKATGSLKEFIQEIDIRGLQINTFEQLVDYLLNQSQFHDYNREMVYQLLIDLINPKNVAEFIELLRKYADNRILEAINATDPSQFSKPVEVMQYLLSVADQYNYTERDLLRILLKMVLSKGPSAGMVEEKQGWLARIDKPALVTSLIIVNGIVILLLIIFLLRRKKRKNE; encoded by the coding sequence ATGAAACCCTATTCTGTATTCCAGCCAAAATTGATAGCTTTTATTTTTTTATTACTTCTTCCTGCAATGATATTTTGCCAGGATGAAGAAAAAATAAGAAGCTTATTTGTAGAGGCAGAATCCTATTTTCTTTTCGAAGAATATAAGGATGCTTTGCCGCTTTACCAGCGTATACTTGCCGTTAACCCCGATAACTACAACATCAGTTATAAAATTGGTATTTGTTACCTGAATGATAACTACCAGAAATCAAAATCGACAAGCTACCTTGAGAAAGCGGTCAAAGGAACCAGCGCTCAGAGCAAGCCTACAAGCTTCAAGGAAACCAAAGCCCCGCTTGAGGCGCTCTATTACCTGGGTAATGCGTACAGGGTGAATAACCGTCTTAAAGACGCAATTGAAGCGTATGAACAATTTAAGCTCGTGCTTGATCCCGCAGTCTATGATGTGGCTCTTGTGGATGAACAGATCAGCGCCTGTAAGATAGCTGCCGAACAGCAGCGGAATCCGATGTATTTTATTTCGAACAGCCTGGGAAATAAGATCAATGACCGTTTTGAAGAAAGCAATCCTGTTGTTTCAGGTGATGAGACAGTGATTGCATTTACCCGTAAACTCCAGTTCTATGATGCCGTGTTTGTAAGTCGCAAGGTTAACGGAGAATGGACCGACCCTGTGAATCTTACGCAGGATTTTGCCGTTGACGGCAATACATATACAACCGGGCTTTCATACGACGGTGATGATATTTACGTATACCGCAGTGATAATTTTGACGGCAATCTCTATACAAGCCATTATAAAAATGGCAAATGGTCCAAACTGGATAAGCTCAACGGGAATATTAACACCAAGTATTGGGAATCAGCTGCCTCGGTATCAAAGGACGGAAAAACGCTTTATTTCACCAGCAACCGTGAAGGCGGATATGGCGGTCTGGATATTTATAAATCCCAGAAAGGCCGGAATGGTGAATGGGGGCCTGCCGTAAATCTTGGTCCGGTTATCAATTCAAAATACAATGAGGAAACTCCGTTTATCACTGATGATGAAAGCACATTGTATTTCAGTTCGATGGGCCATTACAATATGGGTGGCTATGATATTTTCTACAGTACAAGGCTTGATAACGGACAGTGGTCTAAACCTGTAAACGCCGGGTATCCCCTGAATACAACCGCAGATGATATTTTCTTCTTTCCTCTTCGTGACGGTGCTTTTGCCTATTATTCAAAATATGATCCGGTCAATTCTCTGGGAATGGCGGATATATACAGACTTGAAGTTTTTACAGCACTGCATCCCAGGAAATTTATCCTGAACGGTGTGGCCCATGTTGACGGCAAAGTGAATCCTACATACACACGTTACACAGCCTCGCTGATTGACTCCCGCACAGGCAAAACAATTGATCAGATAAAGCTGAATCCGGATGGTACCTTTAAACTGGATGCCCTGGCAGGCGATTTTAAGCTTGAAATAAGCGGAGAAGGTATTGCTGATAAGACAGAAGCCCTTACAATACCGGTTAACAACCCGTCAAATATCATTGCTCATTCCTCATTGCTCACTCCATCATCTGAATCAACGGCTTCGGCAATTATTCCGCAACCGGTAATTGAAACTTTCGGTTACAAAGGACCTGAAATGAATATTCCGGTTGTTAGTTACAATGTAACGACCAATGAGCCCATTCCGATCCGCATCAATCTCGACAGGAATACAAAACTGAAAATCGCCACCATAATTGATGGCAAACTTGTTAAAAATGAAGCGATCAGCAACAGGCGTAACCATATTGTTTATATGTTTACACCTGAACCGGGCGTAAATACGCTGCATTTTACTCTTACTGATAATAAAGGTGACAGCACGGTAAGAGATGTAACCGTGATCTATACACCTGAGGAGAATATTGCAGCTCCGGTTATGGCAGAAAAGCAACCACCCCTTTCCGATAGCGACCGTTACTCGGGATTGAGTTCTCTTACCCGGGGAAAATTGCAGGATTACCTGAAAACACTGGATTTGACTCACTTCAAATCGATTTCAGAATTATATGATTTCCTTATTGCCCATTCCGGTGAAATCGGTTATTCCATTCAGGACGTGGACAACCTGATGATTAAATTCCTTTCGCAGAAAAACCTGAATTTCTTCTTTGATGAAATGAAAAAGCAGGCTTCGGACAGCCTGTCAAAATCGATTGAAAATACGAATCTTAAGGATAACGGGATTTACACTGCAGATGCATTTGTGGATCACCTCTATAGTAAAGCCGATAAAGCCGACAGTGTCAATTTTACACTGAATGACATCAGGGATGCACTTTATAAAATTGCCGCTCTTGACCGGAATCCGCATGAACTGCTGAACCTTTTCGAATCGTATGCTGAAGGTGAACTGGGAGTGAAATTGAAAACAATGAATGGTAACTGGAAAAATTACAGCACCACTCTCCAGGTTGCTGATGAAATATGGTCGGGCACATTGAAAAACGAATTTCCTGTTGAGCAACTCAAGTCAATGCTTAAGTTGGCTGCTGAAGATCTTAACATGAATTTCCTACAACAGGGCCTGATATTTATTTCATCCGATAATCTTAAGAATTCATTACTTGATCTCAACCTTGAATCAGCAGGCATAAGAAACTCACAGGACTTCATAACCCATATGCTTAATGATGCTGAAAAGGGCAAGTATTCTAAACGTGAACTTCTTGAAAACATTGAAAAGGTTAGAAATGATCCGTACTATTTTGTTGACCTCTTCAGGAAGATGCTGGTTGAAAAAGCCACAGGTTCGCTTAAAGAGTTCATCCAGGAAATTGATATCAGGGGACTTCAGATCAATACGTTTGAGCAACTTGTCGATTACCTGCTTAACCAGTCGCAGTTCCACGATTACAATCGTGAGATGGTGTACCAGCTTCTGATCGATCTTATCAATCCTAAAAATGTTGCTGAATTCATTGAGCTTTTAAGAAAGTATGCCGATAACCGTATCCTTGAAGCCATAAATGCCACAGATCCTTCGCAGTTCTCAAAACCTGTTGAAGTGATGCAATACCTTCTGTCGGTTGCTGATCAGTATAATTACACAGAAAGAGATCTTCTCAGGATACTCCTTAAAATGGTACTCAGCAAAGGTCCTTCTGCCGGCATGGTTGAAGAAAAGCAAGGCTGGCTGGCACGGATCGACAAGCCTGCACTGGTCACATCGCTGATTATTGTTAACGGCATTGTCATCCTGTTGCTCATTATATTCTTATTACGTCGCAAAAAGCGTAAAAATGAATAG
- a CDS encoding OmpA family protein, with protein sequence MNRIYTILLLVFLVPFSVEAQKIVPNPDDLYSDATEFIISGDYNEALYIFLSLHDKGYKTANICYKIGECYLNIAGAKTKALPWLEKAIQNHSDRYKGTSLQEEYAPSKALLYMGIACRLNYDFDRAIRYFNDYLNTLDDTDADNRKLVEYHIERCLNARELIASPALFNTDTLPDVINTVYSNFNPLVSTGENKLFYMNQLKFYDAVMLAGKINGTWNEPDNLTPKIQSDGDHYLTGLSADGTTLLLTAYDPYKSGEIYITRQTGEEWTALQKVEGNVNTVFNETHASLSPDGKTLYFTSDRKGGYGGLDIYISTADADGKWQEPRNLGPLINTAYNEESPFVSSDGSKLYFSSQGHYNMGGYDVFVSSKDTHGKWLSPVNIGYPLNTTDDDMFYFPLDSGYVAYQSRFEGSSTQQDIVRLLVKAFGKPIRFLVGGKMDVIADSGFQAENISVSFLSKPRMDTLASVRLNPDGSFSQKVASGSYLVNFSDHSNILLSKNLSIPDNFPGNRLVLSDKISVPRLEKKCDTLYISDIRFGFDQSKPDKNSLSQLDSLIYVMSRYPQCNLEIIGYTDAIGGDAYNLKLSKNRAGNIKDYMLTRIASQRIMVNGYGESNAVAPNNHADGSDFPEARQFNRRAELILLNLPDSVCITKLIDIPSELRLR encoded by the coding sequence ATGAATAGAATTTATACTATTCTGTTACTGGTATTCCTGGTGCCATTTTCAGTGGAAGCACAAAAAATTGTGCCGAACCCTGATGACCTGTATTCGGATGCAACGGAATTCATAATTTCAGGAGATTATAATGAAGCTCTTTATATATTTCTGTCATTGCACGATAAAGGCTATAAAACAGCCAATATCTGCTACAAAATTGGCGAGTGCTATCTGAATATTGCCGGTGCTAAGACAAAGGCATTACCCTGGCTGGAAAAGGCCATTCAGAATCATTCTGACCGTTATAAAGGCACTTCGCTCCAGGAAGAATATGCTCCTTCAAAAGCGCTGTTGTATATGGGTATAGCCTGCCGGCTTAATTACGACTTCGACAGGGCGATCCGCTACTTCAATGATTATCTTAATACACTTGATGATACCGATGCAGACAACCGCAAACTGGTCGAATACCATATAGAGAGATGTCTGAATGCCCGGGAACTCATTGCTTCTCCGGCCTTGTTTAATACTGACACTTTACCCGATGTAATTAATACCGTTTATTCGAATTTCAATCCACTGGTTTCAACCGGTGAAAACAAGCTGTTTTATATGAATCAGCTTAAATTCTACGATGCGGTTATGCTGGCCGGTAAGATAAACGGCACATGGAATGAACCGGATAATCTTACACCAAAAATCCAGTCAGACGGGGATCATTATTTAACCGGTTTATCAGCTGACGGAACCACCTTACTGCTCACCGCTTATGATCCTTACAAGTCGGGTGAAATTTATATAACAAGGCAAACTGGCGAAGAATGGACTGCCCTGCAGAAAGTCGAAGGAAATGTTAATACTGTATTTAATGAAACACATGCCTCCTTGTCGCCGGATGGTAAAACACTTTATTTTACAAGCGACAGGAAAGGCGGTTATGGAGGGCTGGATATTTACATTAGTACAGCGGATGCAGACGGGAAGTGGCAGGAACCCCGGAATCTCGGGCCCCTGATAAACACCGCTTATAACGAAGAATCACCGTTTGTTTCATCCGACGGCAGCAAGCTTTATTTCAGTTCTCAGGGCCATTATAATATGGGTGGCTATGATGTATTTGTTTCCTCTAAAGACACCCATGGAAAATGGCTGTCACCTGTTAACATCGGTTATCCGCTTAATACTACGGATGATGATATGTTCTATTTCCCTCTGGATTCAGGATATGTTGCATACCAGTCGCGGTTTGAGGGCTCTTCAACACAGCAGGATATAGTCCGGCTTTTGGTTAAAGCATTTGGAAAACCCATACGCTTTTTGGTTGGCGGAAAAATGGATGTTATAGCTGATTCCGGCTTCCAGGCGGAAAACATAAGTGTTTCGTTTTTGAGCAAACCCCGTATGGATACCCTGGCTTCTGTAAGACTTAATCCAGATGGATCCTTTAGCCAGAAGGTTGCCTCAGGATCGTATCTTGTTAATTTCTCTGATCATTCAAACATACTGCTTTCAAAAAATCTGTCCATTCCGGATAATTTTCCCGGCAACAGACTGGTCCTAAGTGATAAAATTTCGGTGCCCCGATTGGAAAAGAAATGTGATACCCTTTACATATCCGATATCCGTTTTGGATTTGACCAGAGTAAACCCGATAAAAACAGCCTGTCCCAGCTTGATTCACTTATTTATGTCATGAGCCGGTATCCACAGTGCAATCTTGAAATTATCGGGTACACCGATGCAATTGGAGGCGACGCCTACAATCTGAAATTATCAAAAAACAGGGCCGGAAACATTAAGGATTATATGCTTACCCGCATAGCATCACAACGCATTATGGTTAACGGTTACGGTGAAAGCAATGCCGTGGCCCCCAATAATCATGCTGACGGAAGTGATTTCCCCGAAGCAAGGCAATTTAACCGTCGGGCGGAACTTATTCTTCTTAATCTTCCTGATTCTGTTTGCATAACAAAACTTATAGACATACCGTCTGAACTAAGGCTGAGGTAG
- a CDS encoding OmpA family protein has protein sequence MKTVLLVFFILLLIIPLKAQEKSPAELKELFYDAEFFFAQEEYLDALYDYQSIYTSGYKDNANINYRMGICYLNIPGQKEKSIGYLLEAVKNTGRKYNESINQKNAPFDAWLFLGNAYRVNNKLSDAIATYTKYKELAGSTEDIKYADQQITACNTAIKFMANPVSVKFTNLGDSVNGTSSNFKAVVSGNGKVILYMNELPFYNAVYFSKLTLHGWSSPVNITPQIQSDGDQYVTSVSYDGMTLYLTREDPFNSDIFVSHFINGVWSKSVPVAGTNVNTKFWESHASVSKDGSTLFFTSNRKGGYGEMDIYKSVRQTDGNWGEPINLGPNVNTALNEDTPFITDNDSLLYFSSQGHENMGGYDIFVCKTAPDGWSSPENIGYPVNTTDDDLFFYPWNNDHVAFVSRILEDSHGKEDVYALQKIGAPDINTVLADHIRSEQPKVKEETSPSVAQIPVAQPETAPIVKAAETPTAEVAPAAKPANVKTVPEAETIILKPEIELDPVYFGFDNFLVNDNGKLQLHKVFRFLLDNPGASVKLTGHADSKGPEDYNLKLSQKRADAAKKYLTGLGIDPSRVEAIGMGESDFAAVNANADGTDNPEGRHYNRRVEYEISSPKPVDVRVTPVPENLKYKK, from the coding sequence ATGAAAACGGTTTTGTTAGTTTTTTTTATCCTTCTCCTCATCATTCCCCTTAAAGCTCAAGAAAAAAGCCCCGCTGAACTGAAAGAATTATTTTATGATGCGGAATTCTTTTTCGCCCAGGAAGAATACCTGGATGCTTTATACGATTACCAGTCAATTTACACCAGCGGATACAAGGATAACGCGAACATCAATTACCGTATGGGGATTTGTTATCTGAATATTCCCGGTCAGAAAGAAAAATCAATCGGATATCTCCTGGAAGCTGTTAAAAATACAGGCCGTAAATATAACGAATCGATCAATCAAAAAAATGCTCCGTTTGACGCCTGGCTTTTCCTTGGCAATGCATACAGGGTAAACAACAAGCTTTCCGATGCCATTGCTACCTATACTAAATACAAGGAGCTCGCCGGTTCAACAGAGGATATTAAATATGCCGACCAACAAATTACTGCCTGCAACACAGCCATTAAATTCATGGCGAATCCGGTGAGTGTGAAATTCACAAACCTGGGTGATTCAGTTAACGGAACGTCTTCAAATTTCAAAGCTGTTGTTTCTGGTAACGGTAAAGTGATATTGTATATGAATGAGCTGCCTTTTTATAATGCGGTTTATTTTTCCAAACTTACCCTTCACGGCTGGTCATCCCCTGTCAATATTACACCCCAGATTCAGTCCGACGGCGATCAGTACGTCACTTCAGTTTCATATGACGGTATGACGTTATACCTTACCCGTGAAGATCCCTTTAACAGCGACATTTTTGTAAGTCATTTCATCAATGGTGTGTGGTCGAAATCTGTTCCTGTTGCCGGAACTAACGTTAATACAAAGTTCTGGGAATCACATGCTTCTGTCTCAAAAGACGGTAGTACGCTCTTCTTTACAAGCAACCGTAAGGGTGGTTATGGTGAAATGGATATATACAAATCGGTGAGGCAGACTGACGGTAACTGGGGTGAACCGATAAACCTGGGCCCGAACGTCAATACTGCGCTTAATGAGGATACTCCTTTTATTACCGACAACGACAGTCTCCTTTACTTCAGTTCTCAGGGTCATGAGAATATGGGAGGATATGATATCTTTGTCTGCAAAACTGCTCCGGACGGCTGGTCAAGTCCCGAAAACATAGGTTATCCTGTAAATACAACCGATGATGATCTTTTCTTCTATCCATGGAATAATGATCATGTTGCCTTTGTTTCCCGTATCCTCGAAGACAGTCATGGAAAAGAAGATGTATACGCCTTGCAGAAAATTGGTGCACCGGATATCAATACAGTACTTGCCGATCATATCCGCTCAGAGCAGCCGAAGGTAAAAGAGGAAACTTCACCTTCTGTTGCACAGATACCGGTTGCCCAACCCGAAACCGCCCCTATAGTAAAGGCTGCTGAAACTCCCACCGCCGAAGTTGCTCCCGCTGCTAAGCCTGCTAATGTAAAGACAGTTCCCGAAGCGGAAACCATTATCCTCAAACCGGAGATAGAACTTGACCCTGTATATTTTGGGTTCGATAACTTCCTTGTAAATGATAACGGCAAACTGCAACTTCATAAAGTTTTCAGGTTTTTGCTTGACAACCCGGGAGCAAGTGTAAAACTTACGGGCCATGCCGATTCAAAGGGTCCTGAAGACTATAACCTGAAACTATCGCAAAAAAGAGCTGATGCAGCTAAAAAATACCTGACCGGGCTTGGAATTGACCCATCGCGAGTGGAAGCCATCGGCATGGGTGAAAGCGATTTTGCAGCGGTGAATGCAAATGCCGACGGAACGGACAATCCTGAAGGCAGACATTATAACAGGAGGGTTGAATACGAAATATCAAGCCCGAAGCCGGTGGATGTTCGTGTGACACCAGTACCTGAAAACCTTAAATACAAGAAGTAA
- a CDS encoding GNAT family N-acetyltransferase, with amino-acid sequence MKETEIILRAPEPADVDLLYKWENDPEIWKVSNTITPFSKYILEKYIENAHLDIYQVRQLRLMIDVKTGDSRARTIGTIDLFDFDPYHLRAGVGILIGDRSDRNKGFATQALKLFVTYCFETLQLHQLFCNITTNNADSLRLFKKCGFRVTGRKADWLKTSKGFVEELMLQLINKPDTDLKITKPS; translated from the coding sequence ATGAAAGAAACAGAGATCATTCTCAGGGCTCCTGAACCGGCTGATGTGGATTTGTTATATAAGTGGGAAAATGATCCTGAAATCTGGAAAGTGAGCAACACCATCACGCCTTTCTCAAAATACATACTTGAAAAATATATCGAGAATGCTCATCTCGACATCTACCAGGTACGGCAGTTAAGGCTGATGATTGATGTAAAAACAGGAGATTCACGTGCCAGAACAATCGGAACCATTGACCTTTTCGACTTTGATCCTTACCACCTGAGGGCTGGTGTGGGCATTCTGATTGGTGACAGAAGCGACAGGAATAAGGGTTTTGCAACGCAGGCGCTGAAGCTTTTTGTTACTTATTGCTTTGAAACGTTGCAATTACATCAGCTATTTTGTAATATTACGACGAATAATGCGGATAGTCTCAGGCTTTTTAAAAAATGCGGATTCAGAGTGACCGGCCGGAAAGCCGACTGGTTAAAGACAAGCAAGGGATTTGTTGAAGAATTGATGCTTCAGCTGATTAATAAACCTGATACTGACCTTAAGATTACCAAACCATCCTGA
- a CDS encoding SPOR domain-containing protein translates to MGRIPVFVIVGILFFNLPKLLAQDESAIRPIIKAEDQKKLDKAADYKSQADKLTGEANDLNMQVFTVQGDQTLDQKAIDKKVKQLEDQALQKQTNASALYEKCNEIKFSLYRKYIDTFWKTHQNQESDYLNAKLLEEQSSDNYFQAISYRIEAKKMDGFARIEKLIEALNLENQAIQKQITALAQYNNITLAETPALETPAAETQNVASEQETQLDAAEQEMQLDASVPDTQSITPVAAVPNQSESPANEQVIEETFKQESGKINALTPSDSGLPNGVTVNQAMIDSYNQYISTGQMSDTALSTGAFAGLNSFDHDRVLQLWYDYIYGNGTLETPETAAVDSAGETEKQVTVVTPERTSQPEKEIGIVTDENVGKLIPADDEVIYRVQVAANRNQLSQRALSRMYYGNKNVEMINENGWYKYSVGDFNSYDEASRFRKSSGISSAFVVAYRKGTRFKATPVNASADSVPGAGEIISSVGAAKLPGGLIFRIQVAASRAPLTVSQLKIIYSGSYPVEMIREDRWYKYQFMGVRNYSDAVEIVKNVNSTGAFIVAYEDGVKINLADAVRKNKNQIKSGERRDDAMDVEYHVQLAASRLALPANEISMLWGNPENIAVVYEEGWYKYHIKAGNSVEEAERVKADCKIPGAFITAYRKATKITYYQALHKKN, encoded by the coding sequence ATGGGGAGGATACCCGTTTTTGTAATAGTTGGAATTCTGTTTTTCAACCTGCCAAAATTACTGGCACAGGATGAATCTGCGATTCGCCCGATTATAAAGGCAGAAGATCAGAAAAAGCTCGATAAAGCTGCTGATTACAAATCCCAGGCCGATAAACTCACAGGTGAGGCCAATGATCTGAACATGCAGGTTTTCACGGTGCAGGGTGATCAAACCCTTGATCAGAAAGCTATTGACAAAAAAGTTAAACAACTTGAAGATCAGGCACTACAGAAACAGACTAACGCATCCGCATTATACGAAAAATGCAATGAAATAAAGTTTTCACTTTACAGGAAATACATTGATACGTTCTGGAAAACTCATCAAAACCAGGAATCGGATTATCTCAATGCAAAACTTCTTGAAGAACAGTCATCTGACAATTACTTTCAGGCTATAAGCTACCGTATTGAAGCCAAAAAAATGGACGGTTTTGCCCGGATTGAAAAACTCATCGAAGCGCTGAACCTTGAAAATCAGGCGATACAGAAGCAAATTACAGCACTGGCACAATATAATAATATAACGCTTGCGGAAACACCGGCTCTGGAGACTCCCGCAGCAGAGACGCAAAATGTTGCATCTGAGCAGGAAACACAATTGGATGCAGCTGAGCAGGAAATGCAATTGGATGCCTCTGTACCGGATACACAATCCATTACCCCTGTTGCGGCAGTTCCAAATCAATCCGAATCTCCAGCCAATGAGCAGGTCATTGAAGAGACATTCAAGCAGGAATCTGGAAAGATCAATGCATTAACCCCTTCCGATTCAGGTCTTCCGAACGGTGTAACGGTGAACCAGGCAATGATTGATTCTTACAACCAGTATATCTCAACAGGGCAAATGTCAGATACCGCTCTTTCCACAGGAGCTTTTGCAGGATTGAATTCTTTCGATCACGACAGGGTTTTGCAATTGTGGTATGATTATATTTATGGTAACGGCACCCTGGAAACTCCGGAAACCGCTGCGGTAGACTCTGCCGGTGAAACTGAAAAGCAGGTTACGGTGGTTACTCCTGAACGTACATCGCAGCCTGAAAAAGAAATTGGTATAGTAACCGATGAAAACGTTGGGAAACTTATTCCCGCCGATGATGAGGTGATTTACAGGGTTCAGGTTGCAGCCAACCGGAACCAGTTGTCACAACGTGCGCTCAGCCGGATGTATTACGGGAACAAGAACGTTGAAATGATTAATGAAAATGGATGGTACAAATATTCTGTCGGTGATTTCAACTCGTATGATGAAGCCAGCCGGTTCAGAAAGTCAAGCGGCATCAGCAGTGCCTTTGTAGTGGCATACAGAAAAGGTACAAGATTTAAAGCAACCCCGGTAAATGCTTCTGCAGATTCTGTTCCGGGTGCAGGTGAAATTATTTCTTCAGTCGGCGCAGCCAAATTACCGGGTGGTCTTATCTTCCGCATCCAGGTGGCAGCCTCCAGGGCGCCGCTTACGGTCAGCCAGCTGAAGATAATTTACAGCGGCAGTTATCCAGTCGAAATGATTCGTGAGGACAGATGGTACAAATACCAGTTTATGGGTGTCAGGAATTATTCGGATGCCGTCGAAATCGTAAAGAATGTCAATTCAACCGGTGCATTTATAGTGGCTTATGAAGACGGTGTAAAAATAAACCTGGCCGATGCGGTCAGAAAGAACAAAAATCAGATTAAATCAGGCGAAAGGCGTGATGATGCCATGGATGTTGAATATCATGTTCAGCTTGCTGCATCGCGACTGGCGCTGCCTGCAAATGAAATATCCATGCTGTGGGGTAATCCCGAAAATATTGCCGTAGTGTATGAAGAAGGTTGGTACAAATACCACATTAAGGCTGGAAATTCTGTTGAGGAGGCTGAACGCGTTAAAGCCGACTGTAAGATTCCTGGTGCCTTTATTACGGCTTATCGAAAAGCAACCAAAATCACGTATTACCAAGCTTTACACAAGAAAAACTAA
- a CDS encoding polysaccharide biosynthesis/export family protein — protein MKISFTKFITSWAHMVLITSLLLSSCISQNKVKLLQEKTAKQATTEFANAKNTTYRLQTGDHLYIEVYSVDPKTSKFFQTDFPDLMNPTYLYLKSYSVDEFGYINFSFVDKLFVKGLTVAEVKEQIQKTLNEYFKESNAVVKLVNFEVSVIGEVNNPGSFTIYRDQLNLFQALGLAGGMKDFGNPKKIKLVRQTQTGSNLVELDLSDNKILESPYFYMQPNDIVYVEPLNAKSWSYSRFPYETILVLISTALVGYNILIK, from the coding sequence ATGAAAATCAGTTTTACAAAGTTCATTACATCCTGGGCACACATGGTGCTCATTACTTCCTTATTGCTTTCTTCCTGCATATCACAGAATAAGGTTAAGTTACTGCAGGAAAAAACGGCTAAGCAGGCTACCACCGAATTTGCCAATGCAAAAAATACAACGTACAGGCTTCAGACAGGTGACCACTTGTATATTGAGGTATACAGCGTGGATCCGAAAACCAGCAAATTTTTCCAGACCGACTTTCCCGATCTGATGAATCCTACCTACCTCTACCTTAAAAGTTATTCCGTGGATGAATTCGGATATATTAATTTTTCATTCGTGGACAAACTGTTTGTTAAAGGGCTTACTGTGGCTGAGGTAAAAGAGCAGATCCAAAAGACGCTAAACGAATATTTCAAGGAATCAAATGCCGTTGTGAAACTGGTGAACTTTGAAGTATCAGTAATCGGAGAAGTGAATAACCCCGGCAGTTTCACCATTTACAGGGACCAGCTTAACCTTTTCCAGGCACTCGGTTTGGCAGGTGGTATGAAAGATTTCGGAAATCCTAAAAAAATAAAACTGGTACGTCAGACTCAGACCGGTTCAAACCTGGTTGAACTTGATTTATCGGACAATAAAATCCTTGAGTCGCCCTATTTCTACATGCAACCGAATGACATCGTATATGTTGAGCCTTTAAACGCCAAGTCGTGGTCGTATTCAAGGTTTCCGTATGAAACAATTCTTGTGCTGATATCCACAGCTCTCGTAGGCTACAACATTCTTATAAAATAG